The Vespula vulgaris chromosome 2, iyVesVulg1.1, whole genome shotgun sequence genome has a segment encoding these proteins:
- the LOC127072566 gene encoding steroidogenic acute regulatory protein-like isoform X1, which produces MEEDDRQNIRSAVENILSGSINSQRSSYTQQSLTRTSDIVLSEDLIAGARQDGRMSNVRRFFCLFVTFDLLLTVLMWLICSMIAGENLETAFINQVVHYHIKTSLFDIVMAAICRFTVLLLFYALLYLNHWIIVALTTATTCAFLLAKVFLFDWLACKQPVFQVLLILTSFILSWAEAWFFDFRVIPQETHVINWIQNMSNAERAPLIQADTADPRQYSSIEPSRTFYTPMDSPAHSDTEDEFARRQDAIRRISRTNEIFIPKSLPKLTTDKGKERSMDSKENRVEKSSIESTKSAIEEYKMTAETLLKNCYELLMSKEWKLETTTSKGDVVSYMQTNKPEGKIMKITGIVDAPANMLINWLFDGVEAAPSWNKLVTESMKLQQIDENTDIIYQATSPQGGGLIGARDFIILRYRNKYGNYYISSGMSVTLKSFPNRKNVTRGENGVSCWAAEELTDGDSSKCRFTWILNTNLKGWLPQKVVDRSLSTALVDFMSYLRKYLDEYQRHANT; this is translated from the exons ATGGAAGAAGATGATAGACAAAATATAAGGAGCGCGGTGGAGAACATCCTAAGCGGTTCGATTAATTCCCAAAGAAGTTCTTACACGCAACAAAGTTTAACCAGAACGTCCGACATAGTTCTTAGCGAGGATCTAATAGCTGGTGCGAGACAAGACGGCAGGATGTCGAAcgttcgtcgtttcttttgtCTCTTCGTAACCTTCGATCTTCTTTTGACCGTGCTTATGTGGCTAATTTGTAGTATG ATAGCCGGGGAAAATCTGGAAACTGCTTTTATTAATCAGGTTGTACATTATCATATAAAGACGTCCCTCTTCGATATTGTG ATGGCAGCGATATGCAGGTTCACGGTGTTGTTACTATTTTACGCATTACTCTACTTAAATCATTGGATCATCGTAGCC TTAACGACTGCTACGACCTGTGCCTTCTTACTCgccaaagtttttcttttcgat TGGTTAGCTTGCAAACAGCCAGTTTTTCAAGTACTATTGATACTAAcgtctttcattctttcgtgGGCGGAAGCTTGGTTCTTTGATTTCCGTGTGATACCTCAAGAAACTCATGTTATTAATTGGATTCAAa atatgtCGAACGCGGAAAGAGCGCCTCTCATTCAAGCTGATACTGCGGATCCACGTCAATATAGTTCGATCGAACCTTCGCGTACTTTTTACACGCCTATGGATTCTCCAGCTCACTCTGATACGGAAGACGAATTCGCTAGGAGGCAAGACGCCATTAGAAGAATATCGAGGacaaacgaaatatttattcctAAGTCGTTACCAAAATTAACAACCGATAAg ggaaaagaaagatctatGGATTCCAAAGAAAATCGTGTCGAAAAATCGTCGATCGAATCTACGAAATCAGCT attgaGGAATATAAAATGACGGCTGaaacgttattaaaaaattgttatgagTTATTAATGTCCAAAGAGTGGAAATTAGAAACGACAACGTCAAAGGGTGATGTCGTTTCATATATGCAAACCAATAAAccagaaggaaaaataatgaaaattaca gGTATAGTAGATGCTCCTGCCAATATGTTAATCAATTGGTTATTCGATGGTGTCGAAGCAGCACCATCATGGAATAAACTCGTAACTGAGTCGATGAAATTGCAG CAAATCGACGAGAACAcagatataatttatcaagCGACGAGTCCTCAAGGTGGTGGACTAATCGGTGCacgagattttattattttgagaTATCGTAACAAGTATGGTAATTATTACATCAGTAGTGGTATGTCGGTGACATTGAAATCATTTCcaaatcgtaaaaatgttaCCAG GGGTGAAAATGGCGTGAGCTGTTGGGCGGCCGAGGAATTAACAGACGGTGATTCTAGCAAGTGTCGTTTCACTTGGATCCTTAATACCAATCTAAAAGGTTGGCTACCTCAAAAAGTTGTGGACAGATCGTTATCCACAGCCTTAGTAGATTTTATGTCATATTTGAGAAAGTATTTGGACGAGTATCAGAGACACGCTAATACGTAA
- the LOC127072566 gene encoding steroidogenic acute regulatory protein-like isoform X2 translates to MEEDDRQNIRSAVENILSGSINSQRSSYTQQSLTRTSDIVLSEDLIAGARQDGRMSNVRRFFCLFVTFDLLLTVLMWLICSMIAGENLETAFINQVVHYHIKTSLFDIVMAAICRFTVLLLFYALLYLNHWIIVALTTATTCAFLLAKVFLFDWLACKQPVFQVLLILTSFILSWAEAWFFDFRVIPQETHVINWIQNMSNAERAPLIQADTADPRQYSSIEPSRTFYTPMDSPAHSDTEDEFARRQDAIRRISRTNEIFIPKSLPKLTTDKIEEYKMTAETLLKNCYELLMSKEWKLETTTSKGDVVSYMQTNKPEGKIMKITGIVDAPANMLINWLFDGVEAAPSWNKLVTESMKLQQIDENTDIIYQATSPQGGGLIGARDFIILRYRNKYGNYYISSGMSVTLKSFPNRKNVTRGENGVSCWAAEELTDGDSSKCRFTWILNTNLKGWLPQKVVDRSLSTALVDFMSYLRKYLDEYQRHANT, encoded by the exons ATGGAAGAAGATGATAGACAAAATATAAGGAGCGCGGTGGAGAACATCCTAAGCGGTTCGATTAATTCCCAAAGAAGTTCTTACACGCAACAAAGTTTAACCAGAACGTCCGACATAGTTCTTAGCGAGGATCTAATAGCTGGTGCGAGACAAGACGGCAGGATGTCGAAcgttcgtcgtttcttttgtCTCTTCGTAACCTTCGATCTTCTTTTGACCGTGCTTATGTGGCTAATTTGTAGTATG ATAGCCGGGGAAAATCTGGAAACTGCTTTTATTAATCAGGTTGTACATTATCATATAAAGACGTCCCTCTTCGATATTGTG ATGGCAGCGATATGCAGGTTCACGGTGTTGTTACTATTTTACGCATTACTCTACTTAAATCATTGGATCATCGTAGCC TTAACGACTGCTACGACCTGTGCCTTCTTACTCgccaaagtttttcttttcgat TGGTTAGCTTGCAAACAGCCAGTTTTTCAAGTACTATTGATACTAAcgtctttcattctttcgtgGGCGGAAGCTTGGTTCTTTGATTTCCGTGTGATACCTCAAGAAACTCATGTTATTAATTGGATTCAAa atatgtCGAACGCGGAAAGAGCGCCTCTCATTCAAGCTGATACTGCGGATCCACGTCAATATAGTTCGATCGAACCTTCGCGTACTTTTTACACGCCTATGGATTCTCCAGCTCACTCTGATACGGAAGACGAATTCGCTAGGAGGCAAGACGCCATTAGAAGAATATCGAGGacaaacgaaatatttattcctAAGTCGTTACCAAAATTAACAACCGATAAg attgaGGAATATAAAATGACGGCTGaaacgttattaaaaaattgttatgagTTATTAATGTCCAAAGAGTGGAAATTAGAAACGACAACGTCAAAGGGTGATGTCGTTTCATATATGCAAACCAATAAAccagaaggaaaaataatgaaaattaca gGTATAGTAGATGCTCCTGCCAATATGTTAATCAATTGGTTATTCGATGGTGTCGAAGCAGCACCATCATGGAATAAACTCGTAACTGAGTCGATGAAATTGCAG CAAATCGACGAGAACAcagatataatttatcaagCGACGAGTCCTCAAGGTGGTGGACTAATCGGTGCacgagattttattattttgagaTATCGTAACAAGTATGGTAATTATTACATCAGTAGTGGTATGTCGGTGACATTGAAATCATTTCcaaatcgtaaaaatgttaCCAG GGGTGAAAATGGCGTGAGCTGTTGGGCGGCCGAGGAATTAACAGACGGTGATTCTAGCAAGTGTCGTTTCACTTGGATCCTTAATACCAATCTAAAAGGTTGGCTACCTCAAAAAGTTGTGGACAGATCGTTATCCACAGCCTTAGTAGATTTTATGTCATATTTGAGAAAGTATTTGGACGAGTATCAGAGACACGCTAATACGTAA